In Solobacterium moorei, a single genomic region encodes these proteins:
- a CDS encoding amino acid adenylation domain-containing protein: MTKNILEWLEASCQKHPSKIAVADATAEMTYEELVKDAKILGTKLATYIQPRQAVAMYMEKSNTTLAAMYGAVYAGGFYSLIDTRQPIGRIEKIIEVLNPKVILSNERFYQEAREKLGPTANIVKVEDIINEGIINENMLAGIRKQAASTDPLYVNFTSGSTGVPKGVVVGHGSVIDFIPEFVKVSGICADDRIANQAPFDFDVSVKDIYSSIYVGARVELIPREFFSNPTHLMDFLCDHQVTVLTWAVSAMCFVSIMNGFGYRNPATIRLVMFSGEVMPIKHLNIWMKNCPKAEFINLYGPTEITCNCTYYRLENHEYAADEIIPIGSAFDNEKVFLLSDENQLVDTPNESGEICVAGACLALGYYHDAEKTAAVFVQNPLNTVYYERMYRTGDLAKYNEQGELVYIGRKDFQIKHLGHRIELGEIESLVQGRNGVVRACAIYDHNKKRIYLFWLGDRDQKELHNELKVVMPSYMVPNKLVHLDEMPMTKNGKIDRAVLKKMEGIE; the protein is encoded by the coding sequence ATGACAAAGAATATTCTTGAGTGGCTAGAAGCCTCTTGCCAAAAACATCCAAGTAAGATTGCGGTCGCAGATGCAACCGCAGAAATGACATATGAAGAGCTAGTGAAAGACGCCAAGATTCTAGGCACCAAACTTGCGACATATATTCAACCTCGCCAGGCGGTTGCGATGTATATGGAAAAGAGTAATACAACTTTAGCCGCAATGTATGGTGCAGTATATGCTGGTGGATTCTATTCTCTGATTGATACGAGACAACCGATTGGTCGCATCGAAAAGATTATTGAAGTATTAAACCCAAAAGTAATCTTGAGTAACGAACGTTTCTATCAGGAAGCACGTGAAAAATTAGGGCCTACAGCCAACATTGTAAAAGTTGAGGATATCATCAATGAAGGTATCATTAATGAAAACATGCTTGCAGGGATTCGTAAACAAGCAGCTAGTACAGATCCTCTTTACGTGAACTTTACCAGTGGTTCCACTGGTGTGCCAAAGGGCGTTGTTGTTGGACATGGATCGGTCATTGACTTTATTCCAGAATTTGTGAAGGTATCTGGAATTTGTGCGGATGATCGTATTGCCAACCAAGCACCGTTTGATTTTGATGTATCTGTCAAAGATATCTATAGCAGTATCTATGTAGGTGCTCGAGTAGAACTCATTCCACGTGAATTCTTCAGTAACCCAACACACTTGATGGATTTCTTATGTGACCATCAGGTTACTGTACTAACATGGGCGGTTAGCGCAATGTGCTTTGTATCCATTATGAACGGATTTGGCTATCGTAATCCAGCGACAATTCGTTTAGTGATGTTCAGTGGAGAAGTTATGCCGATTAAGCACTTAAATATTTGGATGAAGAATTGTCCGAAGGCAGAGTTTATCAATCTATATGGACCTACTGAGATTACATGTAACTGCACATATTATCGTTTAGAGAATCACGAATATGCTGCGGATGAAATCATTCCAATTGGTTCAGCGTTTGATAATGAGAAGGTATTCTTACTTTCTGATGAAAATCAATTGGTAGATACGCCAAATGAAAGTGGGGAAATCTGTGTTGCGGGTGCTTGTCTTGCGCTAGGTTACTATCATGATGCAGAAAAGACAGCAGCTGTATTCGTACAGAATCCATTAAATACTGTGTACTATGAACGCATGTATCGTACGGGTGATCTTGCAAAATATAACGAGCAAGGAGAGCTTGTCTATATCGGACGCAAAGACTTCCAAATCAAACACTTAGGACATCGTATTGAGTTAGGTGAAATTGAAAGCCTGGTTCAAGGACGTAATGGTGTTGTGCGTGCTTGTGCAATTTATGACCACAACAAGAAACGTATTTACTTATTCTGGTTGGGTGACCGTGATCAAAAGGAATTACATAACGAACTAAAGGTCGTTATGCCAAGCTACATGGTGCCTAACAAGCTGGTGCATTTAGATGAAATGCCAATGACAAAGAATGGCAAGATTGATCGTGCCGTATTAAAGAAGATGGAAGGAATCGAATAA
- a CDS encoding diaminopimelate decarboxylase family protein — MQEKELKYIAEHYQTPCFIFDLEAVKERVKKMREIVGGAYQLCYSIKANPFLIPTMAEITDKLEVCSPGELSICKALRVEPTKILYSGVNKTEVDVTDAMEYGVIHYTAESLLHMDIVNQVAGKYQKKVEILPRLNAGSQFGMSKEDLFSIYANEEKYSNVIVKGIHYFAGTQRKKNDKQIKELDVLLELIKEIQTTFNRKVEQIEYGPGLSVPLFEGDDFSDTLKPLENIHEKLKELSGVVDLTIEMGRFYSTFCGTYLTRAMDCKSNEGVNYCIVDGGMNHLNYYGQMMGMKVPHIQHLHACDNRIEKNWCLCGSLCTTADVLVRDVTLQGLQEGDYLAFNNCGAYSVTEGIHLFLSRTMPLILLRTAENKYIVARQMQESYPINTIQNY; from the coding sequence ATGCAAGAAAAAGAACTAAAGTATATCGCAGAACATTATCAAACACCTTGTTTTATCTTTGATTTAGAAGCGGTAAAAGAGCGTGTTAAAAAGATGAGAGAAATTGTAGGTGGTGCGTATCAGCTATGTTACTCTATCAAGGCAAATCCATTCTTGATTCCGACGATGGCAGAAATCACGGATAAGTTAGAGGTATGTAGTCCAGGTGAGTTATCCATCTGTAAAGCACTTCGTGTAGAGCCAACCAAGATTCTATATTCTGGTGTCAATAAGACAGAAGTAGATGTGACAGATGCGATGGAATATGGAGTGATTCACTATACAGCAGAATCTTTATTACACATGGATATCGTGAATCAAGTTGCAGGAAAGTACCAAAAGAAAGTGGAAATTTTACCACGATTGAATGCAGGTAGTCAGTTTGGTATGTCTAAGGAAGATTTATTCTCTATCTATGCAAATGAAGAGAAATATTCAAACGTGATTGTAAAGGGTATTCACTACTTTGCGGGTACACAGCGCAAGAAGAATGATAAACAAATTAAAGAGCTGGATGTGTTGTTAGAATTAATCAAAGAAATTCAAACAACATTCAATCGTAAAGTAGAACAGATTGAATATGGACCAGGACTTTCTGTTCCGTTATTTGAAGGCGATGATTTTAGTGATACGTTAAAACCTCTTGAGAATATCCATGAGAAGTTAAAAGAACTATCTGGGGTTGTTGATTTAACAATTGAAATGGGTAGATTCTATTCCACATTCTGTGGAACATACCTCACACGTGCAATGGATTGCAAGTCAAATGAAGGTGTAAATTACTGTATCGTAGATGGAGGTATGAATCATTTAAACTATTATGGTCAGATGATGGGTATGAAGGTACCACACATTCAACACTTGCATGCATGTGATAACCGTATCGAAAAGAATTGGTGTTTATGTGGTAGCCTTTGTACAACTGCAGATGTGCTTGTAAGAGATGTAACTCTACAAGGCTTGCAAGAGGGTGATTACTTAGCCTTTAACAATTGTGGAGCGTACTCTGTCACCGAAGGTATTCACTTATTCTTAAGTCGTACAATGCCATTAATTTTATTGCGTACAGCAGAGAATAAATACATCGTCGCAAGACAAATGCAGGAATCTTATCCAATCAATACCATTCAAAATTACTAA
- a CDS encoding TetR-like C-terminal domain-containing protein, whose product MSQVTKRALEQSLKNLLLKKPLSKITISDLTEDCGMNRMTFYYHFKDIYDLVEWSCLTDAKRALDEKKTYDTWQQGFLQILEAVQANKPFIMNVYHCVHREQVEIYLRPLVEDLILNAVNEEAGGLNVRDEDKTFIVQAYSYIFIGIMLDWIKEDMKENPQEIVERLNKLIKGSIRASLTRFQY is encoded by the coding sequence ATGTCACAAGTAACGAAACGTGCTTTAGAACAATCGCTCAAGAATTTGTTGTTGAAGAAGCCATTATCGAAAATCACAATCAGTGATTTGACGGAAGATTGCGGTATGAATCGTATGACATTCTACTATCACTTCAAGGATATCTATGATTTGGTTGAATGGTCTTGTCTAACAGACGCAAAGCGTGCGTTAGATGAGAAGAAGACCTATGACACTTGGCAACAGGGTTTCCTACAGATTTTAGAAGCTGTACAAGCAAATAAACCATTTATTATGAATGTTTATCACTGTGTTCATCGTGAACAGGTAGAAATCTATTTACGACCACTTGTAGAAGATTTGATTCTAAATGCTGTCAATGAAGAAGCTGGAGGTCTTAACGTACGGGATGAGGATAAGACGTTCATCGTACAGGCGTACTCCTATATCTTTATCGGTATCATGTTAGATTGGATCAAAGAGGATATGAAAGAGAACCCACAAGAAATTGTAGAGCGCTTGAATAAACTAATTAAGGGTTCTATTCGTGCTTCACTGACTAGATTTCAATATTAA
- a CDS encoding oleate hydratase has protein sequence MYYSAGTYESFARPLEPKDVDKKSAYIIGTGLAGLTTAFYLVRDGQMSGEHIHLLEKATLAGGSCDGRKDVTKGFFMRGGREMDNHFEVMWDTFRDVPSIETPDVSVLDEYYWLNKRDPNYSLCRATINCGEDAHTDKQFKLDKKSAMALSKLFLTPEKDLEGKKISDILPVSFWDTNFWLYWQTMFAFQKWSSALEMKRYLCRYVHHIDGLPDFSALRFTKYNQYESMILPLVKYLENHGVHIEYGMDVKNVVIETRGNKKIARQIVYKKDGIEQSIDLIEDDLVFITNGCCTDTSCYGDQTHVPDLSNVKNGYGESWDMWKAIAAQAMHGEFGNPEAFCTDVNATNWMSATVATSNEEIIRYITNICKRNPRTGKVTTGGIVTVKDSTDNWYLSWTINRQPQFKSQDKGLVLIWLYALNTNKEGNYIKKPMRECTGIEVCEEWLYHIGVPTDKIASLAQEACNTTTCFMPYINAFFQPRKESDRPKVVPDGAVNFAFIGQFAETPRDTIFTTEYSMRTGMESVYTLLDIDRGVPEVWGSKYDVRELLRACYYAIDKKPITEVKDLSFIEKFVLNQVLNRVRGTDIEILLKNSGLIK, from the coding sequence ATGTATTATTCAGCAGGAACTTATGAGTCATTTGCTAGACCATTAGAGCCAAAGGATGTGGATAAGAAATCAGCATATATCATTGGTACAGGCCTAGCTGGTTTAACAACAGCGTTTTATCTTGTCCGTGATGGACAAATGAGTGGAGAACATATTCACTTACTAGAAAAGGCTACACTTGCGGGTGGAAGCTGTGATGGACGTAAGGATGTCACAAAAGGCTTCTTTATGCGTGGTGGTCGTGAAATGGATAACCACTTTGAAGTGATGTGGGATACCTTCCGTGATGTACCTTCGATCGAGACACCGGATGTATCTGTCTTAGATGAGTATTATTGGTTAAATAAACGTGATCCAAACTATTCACTATGTAGAGCGACTATAAATTGTGGTGAAGATGCGCATACAGATAAGCAGTTTAAACTTGATAAGAAATCCGCAATGGCATTATCTAAATTATTCTTAACACCAGAAAAGGATTTGGAAGGAAAGAAGATTTCGGATATATTACCGGTTTCCTTCTGGGATACAAACTTCTGGTTATATTGGCAGACGATGTTCGCCTTCCAAAAGTGGTCCAGTGCACTAGAGATGAAACGTTATCTATGTCGCTATGTACATCATATTGATGGATTACCTGACTTTAGCGCTTTGCGTTTTACAAAGTACAACCAATACGAAAGCATGATTTTACCTCTCGTGAAGTATTTAGAGAATCATGGAGTTCATATTGAATACGGGATGGATGTAAAGAACGTTGTGATTGAAACACGTGGCAATAAGAAGATTGCTAGACAAATCGTGTATAAGAAGGATGGGATTGAACAATCCATTGACTTAATTGAAGATGATCTTGTATTTATTACCAATGGATGTTGTACGGATACTTCCTGTTATGGAGACCAGACACACGTTCCAGATTTATCGAACGTAAAGAATGGCTATGGTGAATCCTGGGATATGTGGAAGGCAATCGCAGCCCAGGCAATGCATGGTGAATTTGGTAACCCAGAGGCTTTCTGTACAGATGTAAATGCGACAAACTGGATGAGTGCGACAGTAGCTACTTCAAATGAAGAAATTATCCGCTATATCACAAATATCTGTAAGCGTAATCCACGCACTGGTAAGGTTACGACAGGTGGTATCGTTACCGTAAAAGATAGTACTGATAACTGGTATCTATCATGGACCATCAACCGTCAACCACAGTTTAAGTCACAAGATAAAGGTCTCGTGTTAATTTGGTTATACGCATTAAATACGAATAAAGAAGGCAACTATATCAAGAAGCCAATGCGTGAATGCACAGGTATCGAGGTTTGTGAAGAGTGGTTATATCATATTGGTGTTCCGACGGATAAGATTGCCTCGCTTGCACAAGAAGCATGTAATACAACGACATGTTTCATGCCATATATCAATGCGTTCTTCCAACCACGTAAAGAATCAGATCGTCCTAAGGTTGTGCCAGATGGAGCAGTGAACTTTGCCTTTATCGGTCAATTTGCAGAGACACCAAGAGATACGATTTTTACAACAGAATATTCCATGCGTACAGGTATGGAATCTGTCTATACCCTATTAGATATTGATCGTGGTGTGCCTGAGGTTTGGGGTAGTAAGTATGATGTACGTGAATTATTGCGGGCATGTTACTACGCGATTGATAAGAAGCCAATTACAGAAGTAAAGGATTTATCCTTTATCGAAAAATTTGTACTCAATCAAGTGTTGAATCGAGTAAGGGGAACAGATATTGAAATTCTATTAAAGAATAGTGGACTTATTAAATAG
- a CDS encoding holo-ACP synthase — MLGVDIVDMLRIDLEKPIISHVLTQPEMAEFSSKHTTTQKKQYFAGRFAAKEAIFKATQDKDYLQYSILNDESGKPYIKDHPELEVSISHDANIAIAIVQDTSHK, encoded by the coding sequence ATGTTAGGCGTAGACATCGTAGATATGCTTCGAATTGACCTAGAAAAACCCATCATTTCACATGTTTTAACACAACCCGAAATGGCGGAATTCTCCTCAAAGCATACTACCACACAGAAAAAACAATATTTTGCGGGACGATTTGCGGCGAAAGAAGCTATCTTCAAGGCAACCCAAGATAAAGATTACTTACAGTACAGTATTCTAAATGATGAAAGTGGGAAACCTTACATCAAAGATCATCCCGAACTTGAAGTGAGTATCTCTCATGACGCAAACATCGCTATTGCGATTGTACAAGATACTTCGCACAAATAA
- the srtB gene encoding class B sortase, with the protein MKEKKNKKKLSRVGRLVLDIIMIVCLGVAVFSAYQVYKGLASYNQAGNAYDNLRKNAVTTKKDTDKDDTTSTLDFQKLLEQNPDCAGWLTLPNSNVDYPVVFGASTDENKYGNSYYLDHLFDGTYNLSGTVFIDYNNGRDFSHKNTVIYGHHMLNDSMFADIEKYKKQSYYDSHKEMIFQTPNGTYKIYPIAGYSTTGTDNYVQYDFGSDSEFLSYVDRFVSASTFKSDETVSATDQIVMLSTCSYDVEDGRYVLVGKLVKAS; encoded by the coding sequence ATGAAAGAAAAGAAGAATAAAAAGAAATTATCTAGAGTGGGAAGACTCGTACTTGATATCATTATGATTGTATGTTTAGGTGTTGCGGTTTTTTCCGCCTATCAGGTATATAAAGGTCTAGCAAGTTATAACCAAGCAGGAAATGCGTATGATAACTTACGTAAGAATGCCGTTACAACAAAGAAGGATACTGACAAAGATGATACAACTTCCACATTAGATTTTCAGAAGCTGTTAGAGCAGAATCCAGATTGTGCGGGTTGGCTTACACTTCCAAACTCAAATGTGGATTATCCAGTTGTGTTTGGCGCTAGTACAGATGAAAATAAGTATGGCAATAGCTATTATTTAGACCATTTATTTGATGGTACATACAATCTGAGTGGAACTGTATTTATTGATTACAATAACGGAAGAGATTTCAGCCATAAGAATACTGTTATTTATGGCCACCATATGTTAAATGACTCGATGTTTGCGGATATCGAAAAATATAAGAAACAATCTTACTATGATAGTCATAAGGAAATGATTTTCCAGACACCAAATGGTACATACAAGATTTATCCGATTGCAGGATATTCTACAACGGGTACAGACAACTATGTACAATATGACTTTGGCAGTGATAGTGAATTCTTAAGCTATGTAGATCGTTTTGTATCTGCGTCGACATTTAAGAGTGATGAGACCGTTTCCGCAACAGACCAAATTGTGATGCTGTCGACATGTTCCTATGATGTTGAAGATGGAAGATATGTATTAGTTGGAAAGCTGGTAAAGGCTTCATAA
- a CDS encoding LCP family protein produces MMEQNPNRVIRKKKKRKKRYISARFLWLILFLASIVFAITFWRMPMFPTKWSIIVVLVLAMIDWLTFILTSKVKPNNVFAQVVNTVLAVALIIVNIALPYYTDRLSNIFSSVLGNEVRIGIYVMTDAYKEKHKDVFANSQYKESMKLAEYQNAAFITALGIDGNNQNYTLEKLRVDLKNDNLKTVNSSSVQFAVKNLYTNQGDVLLLSDSYLSTVLETDEFKNFKTDTKLIGSYFRKVETTQATEDKTNLANTPFTLFIAGNDQPGELSLEGRTDVDIAVTVNPNTHQILITNLPRDSYIPNPAYKNQKDKLTHLGLSGIQNTLKGASNLLGADVNYYMLVNFTTFEDIINAIDGVDIDNPFEFTTHFTERTYPQGILHLDGELALEYVRERYSLPNGDFDRNLHQQIVLSAIIHKLLSPELISSFNNILSALQGKFLTNVSTDSIYALCKKQLDQNIQWNIVKYHLDGDVGNEYCASAPDQVLSVVYLYQNQVDFINAEIDKVINDGIISQETLPEGINDHSAN; encoded by the coding sequence ATGATGGAACAAAATCCAAACAGAGTAATTCGAAAGAAGAAAAAACGTAAGAAGAGATATATTAGCGCAAGATTTTTGTGGCTGATTCTTTTCCTTGCGAGTATTGTATTTGCGATTACATTCTGGCGTATGCCAATGTTTCCGACGAAGTGGAGTATTATCGTTGTACTTGTACTTGCGATGATCGATTGGTTAACATTCATATTAACATCGAAGGTAAAACCGAATAATGTATTTGCACAGGTAGTAAATACAGTGCTTGCGGTAGCGCTCATTATTGTAAATATCGCACTACCGTACTATACAGACCGCTTAAGTAATATCTTCTCTTCTGTTTTAGGCAATGAGGTTAGAATTGGCATCTATGTTATGACAGATGCGTATAAAGAGAAGCACAAAGATGTTTTCGCTAACTCACAGTACAAGGAAAGTATGAAGTTAGCAGAATATCAAAATGCAGCATTTATCACAGCTTTAGGTATAGATGGAAATAATCAAAACTATACGTTAGAGAAGCTACGTGTGGATTTAAAGAATGATAATCTAAAGACAGTCAATAGTAGTTCCGTACAGTTTGCAGTAAAAAACTTGTATACAAATCAAGGTGATGTATTATTGTTAAGTGATTCTTATTTATCGACAGTTTTAGAGACAGATGAGTTCAAGAATTTTAAGACGGATACAAAACTGATTGGTAGTTATTTCCGCAAGGTAGAAACAACCCAAGCAACAGAAGATAAGACAAACCTTGCGAATACACCGTTTACACTCTTTATTGCGGGTAATGACCAGCCAGGTGAGTTAAGCTTGGAGGGTAGAACAGACGTGGATATCGCAGTAACGGTAAATCCAAATACGCATCAGATTTTGATTACTAACTTGCCACGTGATTCGTATATTCCAAACCCTGCATATAAGAATCAGAAAGATAAATTAACACACCTTGGGTTAAGTGGTATCCAAAATACATTAAAGGGTGCTAGTAACTTACTTGGGGCAGATGTTAATTACTACATGTTAGTAAACTTTACAACGTTTGAGGATATTATCAACGCAATCGATGGTGTTGATATTGATAACCCATTTGAATTTACAACGCACTTTACTGAACGTACATATCCACAGGGTATATTACATCTTGATGGAGAGTTAGCGTTAGAGTATGTACGTGAGCGTTATAGTTTGCCTAACGGTGACTTTGATCGTAACCTCCACCAACAAATCGTGCTATCAGCGATCATTCATAAGTTGTTGAGTCCTGAGTTAATTAGTTCGTTCAATAATATTCTGAGTGCCTTGCAAGGAAAATTCCTAACCAATGTTTCTACTGATTCTATTTATGCATTATGTAAGAAACAGTTGGATCAGAATATCCAATGGAATATTGTGAAGTATCATCTTGATGGTGATGTTGGTAACGAATACTGTGCATCTGCACCAGATCAAGTATTATCTGTTGTGTATTTGTATCAAAATCAGGTAGACTTCATTAACGCTGAGATTGATAAAGTAATAAATGATGGAATCATTTCCCAGGAAACACTACCTGAGGGGATTAACGATCATTCCGCAAACTAG
- a CDS encoding UDP-N-acetylglucosamine pyrophosphorylase, with translation MYRINELYDLEHTVAKDYLSQFTYPWEALSGIKDFILKLGESLDKEEYTEVSEHVWIHRTATVFPSAFIGAPCIIGPRTEVRHCAFVRSAALVGADCVVGNSCELKNVILFDHVQTPHYNYVGDSILGYYSHMGAGSVTSNVKSDKRLVTIREEDHRIDTGLKKFGAMLGDYVEVGCNSVLNPGTVIGRHSRVYPTSCVRGVVHENSIWKNDGTVISIHE, from the coding sequence ATGTACCGTATTAATGAGTTGTATGATTTAGAACACACAGTTGCGAAAGACTATTTATCACAATTTACGTATCCATGGGAAGCTCTCTCTGGAATCAAGGATTTCATCCTAAAGCTAGGTGAAAGCTTGGACAAGGAAGAATACACAGAGGTATCTGAACATGTTTGGATTCACAGGACAGCGACAGTATTTCCGTCTGCGTTTATTGGTGCACCATGCATTATTGGACCACGTACAGAAGTACGTCATTGTGCATTTGTCAGATCTGCGGCGTTAGTTGGGGCAGATTGTGTGGTTGGAAATAGTTGTGAGTTAAAGAACGTTATTCTGTTCGATCATGTTCAAACACCACACTATAACTATGTAGGAGATTCCATCTTAGGATATTATTCTCATATGGGAGCAGGTTCTGTTACATCGAATGTAAAGAGTGATAAGCGACTTGTTACGATTCGAGAGGAGGATCATCGTATTGATACGGGTCTTAAGAAGTTTGGCGCAATGCTTGGAGACTATGTTGAGGTAGGGTGTAACTCAGTGCTCAATCCAGGCACTGTGATTGGTAGACACTCTCGTGTATATCCAACATCTTGTGTAAGAGGTGTGGTACACGAAAATAGTATCTGGAAGAATGATGGTACAGTTATTTCAATTCATGAATAG
- a CDS encoding threonine aldolase family protein → MIRFDSDYTEGCIPEILTALTNSNDEQTIGYGKDDHCLNAAKLIKQAIKHDNADIHFMVGGTQTNIAVITAILKHHQGAICAESGHINAHETGALEAVGHKCLTLPTPNGKITAEQVDTLIQNHYNDASAEHTVQPGIVYISFPTESGTLYSKQELTELYAVCQTHNTPLFIDGARLGYGLMAKNNDVTFEDIANLCDVFYIGGTKVGALFGECIVILNDLYKKDFRYSIKQHGGMLAKGRMLGIQFEELFKDNRYLTISKHAIDMADILTEGFQSKGYSFFFPAETNQLFPIFENTKLEELSQEFAFTPWIKIDETHTAVRFVTSFATKRKNVEYLLTKI, encoded by the coding sequence ATGATTCGATTCGATAGTGACTATACAGAGGGTTGCATCCCTGAAATTTTAACAGCCTTAACAAATTCAAATGATGAACAAACAATTGGTTATGGTAAAGATGACCATTGTTTAAATGCCGCAAAGCTGATCAAACAGGCAATCAAACATGATAATGCGGATATCCACTTCATGGTTGGTGGCACACAAACCAATATCGCTGTAATCACAGCCATCCTAAAACACCACCAAGGCGCAATCTGCGCAGAAAGCGGACATATTAACGCACATGAAACAGGTGCACTTGAAGCCGTAGGACATAAATGCCTGACACTACCAACACCCAACGGTAAAATCACAGCCGAACAAGTTGATACACTGATTCAAAACCACTACAATGACGCAAGCGCTGAACATACTGTACAACCAGGTATTGTATATATTTCATTTCCTACAGAAAGCGGTACCCTATATTCCAAACAAGAACTCACAGAATTATATGCAGTATGTCAAACCCACAACACTCCTCTCTTTATTGATGGTGCAAGACTTGGCTATGGCCTTATGGCCAAAAATAATGATGTGACCTTTGAAGATATCGCAAATCTATGCGATGTATTCTACATCGGTGGCACAAAAGTCGGTGCCCTATTTGGAGAATGCATCGTCATCTTAAATGATTTATACAAGAAAGATTTCCGCTACTCCATCAAACAACATGGTGGAATGTTAGCCAAAGGTAGAATGTTAGGAATCCAATTTGAAGAACTCTTCAAAGATAATCGCTATCTTACAATCTCAAAACACGCTATCGATATGGCAGATATACTCACTGAAGGATTTCAATCAAAGGGATATAGCTTCTTCTTCCCTGCTGAAACCAATCAACTATTTCCAATATTTGAAAACACAAAGCTAGAAGAACTATCCCAAGAATTTGCCTTTACCCCTTGGATAAAGATTGATGAAACACATACAGCCGTACGCTTTGTGACATCCTTTGCGACAAAGCGCAAAAACGTTGAATACTTACTAACAAAAATATAG
- a CDS encoding L-threonylcarbamoyladenylate synthase, whose amino-acid sequence MRRFKAEEIPEIIEILKKDGVISVPTDTVYGVCSQVFSHQAEENLRNVKRRPLTKAFPVMCADLAQIQEIAEVNERAKKVIEGFMPGPITVILKRKDGVNLSQENLDTIAIRMATSNTLAKIIKGLGRPIFMTSANQSGEPTCTSLDEIEKSCPDLDGMVEGDVSFGEASTIVDCTKEELAILRPGPITMQDITGKLLK is encoded by the coding sequence ATGCGTCGTTTTAAAGCAGAAGAGATTCCAGAAATCATCGAGATACTAAAAAAGGATGGGGTCATCAGTGTGCCGACGGATACGGTATATGGTGTATGTTCACAAGTTTTTAGCCATCAAGCAGAAGAGAACCTCAGAAATGTGAAGCGCCGTCCTTTAACAAAAGCATTTCCAGTGATGTGTGCAGATCTAGCACAGATTCAAGAGATTGCGGAAGTGAATGAAAGGGCTAAGAAAGTCATTGAAGGCTTTATGCCAGGGCCAATTACTGTCATTCTTAAACGTAAAGATGGAGTGAATCTATCGCAAGAGAATTTAGATACAATTGCGATTCGTATGGCTACGTCGAATACACTTGCGAAAATCATTAAAGGGTTAGGAAGACCAATCTTCATGACAAGTGCGAATCAATCGGGTGAGCCAACTTGTACATCATTAGATGAGATTGAGAAGAGTTGTCCAGATTTGGATGGAATGGTAGAAGGTGATGTGTCCTTCGGTGAAGCGAGTACCATCGTAGACTGTACAAAAGAAGAGCTGGCTATTTTAAGACCAGGTCCAATCACCATGCAGGACATTACAGGAAAATTATTGAAATAA
- the upp gene encoding uracil phosphoribosyltransferase, which yields MLEVLNHPLITHKLTQMRRKECGTKDFRENLDEIAELMAYEVCRDLPTNPIEIETPVAKCTGYELSKEVVIVPILRAGIGLLDGIRRLVPTAKVGFIGMYRDETTLEPVEYFAKFPSHLEDAIVMVVDPMLATGGSAKDAIAQIKKRGAKNIKLVCLVAAPEGVKVIQKTHPDVDVYIAALDDHLNEQGYIVPGLGDAGDRIFGTK from the coding sequence ATGTTAGAAGTATTGAATCATCCCCTAATTACACATAAGTTGACACAAATGCGTCGTAAAGAGTGCGGAACAAAGGATTTCCGTGAGAATCTAGACGAGATTGCAGAGCTAATGGCATATGAAGTATGCCGTGATTTACCAACAAATCCAATTGAAATTGAAACACCAGTTGCGAAGTGCACTGGCTATGAATTAAGTAAAGAAGTAGTCATCGTCCCAATCTTGCGTGCAGGTATTGGTTTATTAGATGGTATTAGACGTTTGGTTCCTACAGCTAAGGTAGGCTTCATCGGTATGTACCGTGATGAGACAACTTTAGAACCTGTAGAATATTTTGCGAAGTTCCCAAGCCATTTAGAAGACGCTATTGTCATGGTTGTTGACCCAATGTTGGCAACTGGTGGTAGTGCAAAGGATGCAATTGCACAGATCAAGAAGCGTGGCGCAAAGAACATTAAGCTCGTATGCTTAGTAGCTGCACCAGAAGGTGTTAAGGTAATTCAAAAGACTCATCCAGATGTAGACGTATATATCGCCGCATTAGATGATCATCTCAATGAACAGGGTTATATCGTACCTGGATTAGGAGACGCTGGCGACCGTATTTTTGGTACAAAGTAA